One region of Malania oleifera isolate guangnan ecotype guangnan chromosome 6, ASM2987363v1, whole genome shotgun sequence genomic DNA includes:
- the LOC131157596 gene encoding uncharacterized protein LOC131157596 isoform X2 codes for MDSSVSSRNDRQAENLEDSWCSKFYNGPNPWLARYIYGVLFLITNLLAWAVRDYGPHALAEMERLDICQGERDCVGADGVLRVSLGCFTFYFIMFLSTAGTSKLHDHRELWHSRWWSAKIILWIALMIIPFFIPFSLIQIYGEVAHFGAGVFLLIQLISVISFIRWLNDCCQSDKYGCHFHVMLLATIAYVVCLVGIILMYIWYAPEASCLLNIFFITWTLVLLQLMTSVSLHPKVNAGFLTPGLMGLYVVFICWSAIRSEPPEERCDKKAEAATKADWLTIISFIIALLAMVIATFSTGIDSQCFQFRKDDMRAEHDVPYGYGFFHFVFAMGSMYLAMLLISWNTNHAMRKWTIDVGWTSTWVRVVNEWLAACVYIWMLIAPIVWKSRQTVEPV; via the exons ATGGACAGCAGTGTAAGCAGCAGAAATGATCGGCAGGCTGAAAATTTAGAGGACTCTTGGTGCAGCAAATTCTACAATGGCCCCAATCCTTGGTTGGCCAGATATATCTATGGCGTGTTGTTTCTCATTACCAACCTACTTGCATGGGCTGTCCGCGACTATGGTCCCCATGCCTTGGCTGAGATGGAGA GATTAGATATATGCCAAGGTGAACGAGACTGCGTGGGTGCTGATGGAGTACTGCGTGTGAGCCTGGGATGCTTT ACGTTCTATTTCATTATGTTCCTTTCAACGGCTGGTACTTCAAAGTTGCATGATCATAGAGAACTCTGGCACTCCAGATGGTGGTCTGCAAAGATTATCCTCTGGATTGCCTTGATGATAATCCCATTTTTCATTCCTTTCTCCTTGATTCAAATCTATG GGGAGGTTGCACACTTCGGTGCCGG GGTTTTTCTCCTAATTCAGCTGATAAGTGTAATCAGTTTCATTAGATGGCTGAATGACTGTTGTCAGTCTGACAAATATGGATG CCATTTCCATGTCATGCTACTTGCAACTATTGCATATGTTGTATGCTTAGTGGGGATCATTTTGATGTACATTTGGTATGCACCAGAAGCGTCTTGTCTTCTTAACATTTTCTTCATTACCTGGACGTTGGTACTACTCCAACTCATGACTAGCGTCTCTCTTCACCCCAAA GTGAATGCTGGCTTCTTGACTCCTGGGCTTATGGGGCTTTATGTGGTGTTCATTTGCTGGAGTGCCATTAGAAG TGAGCCTCCAGAGGAAAGATGCGACAAGAAGGCGGAAGCTGCAACCAAAGCAGATTGGCTTACCATCAta AGCTTTATTATTGCACTACTTGCAATGGTTATTGCGACATTCTCAACGGGCATTGATTCCCAATGCTTTCAG TTTAGGAAAGATGACATGCGAGCTGAACATGACGTTCCATACGGGTATGGATTCTTCCATTTTGTCTTTGCCATGGGATCTATGTATCTGGCGATGCTGCTGATTAGTTGGAACACAAATCATGCTATGAGAAA GTGGACAATTGATGTTGGTTGGACCAGTACCTGGGTCAGAGTAGTGAATGAATGGCTGGCAGCCTGTGTTTACA TTTGGATGCTCATCGCACCAATCGTGTGGAAGAGCAGACAGACGGTTGAACCTGTTTAA
- the LOC131157596 gene encoding uncharacterized protein LOC131157596 isoform X1 translates to MDSSVSSRNDRQAENLEDSWCSKFYNGPNPWLARYIYGVLFLITNLLAWAVRDYGPHALAEMERLDICQGERDCVGADGVLRVSLGCFTFYFIMFLSTAGTSKLHDHRELWHSRWWSAKIILWIALMIIPFFIPFSLIQIYGEVAHFGAGVFLLIQLISVISFIRWLNDCCQSDKYGCHFHVMLLATIAYVVCLVGIILMYIWYAPEASCLLNIFFITWTLVLLQLMTSVSLHPKVNAGFLTPGLMGLYVVFICWSAIRSEPPEERCDKKAEAATKADWLTIISFIIALLAMVIATFSTGIDSQCFQVQFRKDDMRAEHDVPYGYGFFHFVFAMGSMYLAMLLISWNTNHAMRKWTIDVGWTSTWVRVVNEWLAACVYIWMLIAPIVWKSRQTVEPV, encoded by the exons ATGGACAGCAGTGTAAGCAGCAGAAATGATCGGCAGGCTGAAAATTTAGAGGACTCTTGGTGCAGCAAATTCTACAATGGCCCCAATCCTTGGTTGGCCAGATATATCTATGGCGTGTTGTTTCTCATTACCAACCTACTTGCATGGGCTGTCCGCGACTATGGTCCCCATGCCTTGGCTGAGATGGAGA GATTAGATATATGCCAAGGTGAACGAGACTGCGTGGGTGCTGATGGAGTACTGCGTGTGAGCCTGGGATGCTTT ACGTTCTATTTCATTATGTTCCTTTCAACGGCTGGTACTTCAAAGTTGCATGATCATAGAGAACTCTGGCACTCCAGATGGTGGTCTGCAAAGATTATCCTCTGGATTGCCTTGATGATAATCCCATTTTTCATTCCTTTCTCCTTGATTCAAATCTATG GGGAGGTTGCACACTTCGGTGCCGG GGTTTTTCTCCTAATTCAGCTGATAAGTGTAATCAGTTTCATTAGATGGCTGAATGACTGTTGTCAGTCTGACAAATATGGATG CCATTTCCATGTCATGCTACTTGCAACTATTGCATATGTTGTATGCTTAGTGGGGATCATTTTGATGTACATTTGGTATGCACCAGAAGCGTCTTGTCTTCTTAACATTTTCTTCATTACCTGGACGTTGGTACTACTCCAACTCATGACTAGCGTCTCTCTTCACCCCAAA GTGAATGCTGGCTTCTTGACTCCTGGGCTTATGGGGCTTTATGTGGTGTTCATTTGCTGGAGTGCCATTAGAAG TGAGCCTCCAGAGGAAAGATGCGACAAGAAGGCGGAAGCTGCAACCAAAGCAGATTGGCTTACCATCAta AGCTTTATTATTGCACTACTTGCAATGGTTATTGCGACATTCTCAACGGGCATTGATTCCCAATGCTTTCAG GTGCAGTTTAGGAAAGATGACATGCGAGCTGAACATGACGTTCCATACGGGTATGGATTCTTCCATTTTGTCTTTGCCATGGGATCTATGTATCTGGCGATGCTGCTGATTAGTTGGAACACAAATCATGCTATGAGAAA GTGGACAATTGATGTTGGTTGGACCAGTACCTGGGTCAGAGTAGTGAATGAATGGCTGGCAGCCTGTGTTTACA TTTGGATGCTCATCGCACCAATCGTGTGGAAGAGCAGACAGACGGTTGAACCTGTTTAA